The Deltaproteobacteria bacterium DNA segment TCCTCGTCGCCGATCTCGGGGTGCTGCCGCCGATCGTGCTCGATGCGGAGCCGGTTCACGAGCATGCCGCTCAGATCGTGGCGCGCGGCGATGCGGCCGATGAGAGTCAGGCGCGCCTCGGCCTCGATCGAGGCGAGGAGACGCTCGAGCGGCTCGCGGAAGGCCGGATCGCCGAAGTCGTCGAGGCCGGTACGCCGGCGCGCGGCCGCGAGCAGGCGCTCCGGGGTGAGCCGAACCAGGCGCCGGGCGACGGCCGGCGTCATTGGCTCCCGTCCGGCGCCGCGGCACGCACACGCGTCCCGACGAGCGTGGAGACGCGGGGCAGCTGCCACGCCACGAGCCCCGGCACGCCGAGCGCCAGCTCGCGCACGCGCTTGGCAAGCGAGAGCGCGAGCGCGACGTCGGGCGTGAACCCGAAGAGCCTCCCCAGGACGAGGAAGCCCCCCTCCTGGACCCCGAGCGCGCCGGGCACCGTGAAGGCGGCGGTCCGAAGGGCCTCGCCGAGGCTCTCGATCACGACCGCCGTCGCGAGGCCGACCGGATGCCCGAGGAAGCGGAGCGCGAGCCAGATCTCGCCGGCGCCGAGGAACCAGCTGAGGACGTGCCAGACGCCGGAGGTCCCGAGGCGACGCCGGTCCGCGTAGAAGCCGCGGATGGCGCCGTCGAGCGCAGCGGCGTTCGCCGACAGCGCCGACCATCCGTCCGAGCGCACGATGCGCGCGATGAGCCCCGACATGGCGCCGAAGACGCCGCGGTGCTGGACGGCGAGGAAGCCCGCGACCATGAGCGCCATCGTGAGGAGGCCGAAGACGACCGGGCCGGCGAGCGCGCGGCCTCCCACGTGGGCGAGGAGGAGGCAGAGCCCGAGCGTCGTGAAGACGAGCTGACCCGTCAGGTGGAGCGTGATGTCGACCACGACGCTCGCGCCCGCGACCGGGCCGGGCACGCCGCGGCGCGCGAGCAGCTGGGCCCGAACGATGTTCCCGCCGACGTGGAGCGCGGGGAGCAGCTGGTTGATCGATTCGGCGATCCAGCGCGCCCACGCGAAGGTCCGGAACGGCGGGCGGGTCGTCGCGCCGAAGAGCGCGTACCACCCGAGCGCGCTCGCCGCGAGCGGCGCCAGGTGAAAGAGCGTCACCCAGACGAGCCCCATGCCGGCCGAGGCGAGCGTCCGCGCGACCTCCCGCACGCCCTCCCAGGCGATGAGCGCCGTGAAGAGGGCGAGCCCCGAGGCCAGTCCGGCGTACGCGAGCCGTTTGGTCGTCGAGCGGCGCGGCGACATCGGGCCCGGAGGTTTCGCACGAGGCCCGGCAGATGGCAATCCAGCCGCCCCGCACTGGCCCATGGTCCAATTTACGCCAGGTGCCGCCTCGTGATCTGGCACCGCCCGGATGCGGCGATCCCTGCCGGACGTGATCGGCAAGCGAAACCGATGTAGTTCGCCACGCGCTGCTCCTCGACGGCCAAAGCGGCACGGGCGAGTTTGATCTTCTCGGGAAGCGCATGGAGTCGCTTCCTCCACCTCGACGCGCTCGAGGACGTAGCGAACAGAGTCAGCATCCGAGACTCGCTCTGAGATCGAGGCGAGAAGCCTCCTTTCGAGGAATCGCCTGGGCACCAGCAGCCGTAGCACCCGCCTGAGCGTCGAGGCATGCGCCCGCCGGTCGTGAAGCGTGACGGCCGTCGGCCTGACGGCGCTCATCATCCTGAGCGGCTGCGCTGCCATGCAGGAGCGGCGATGGAGCTACTGCGCGGTGGCCGGCGGCTTCATCGGCGCCGCCGCAGGTGCCGGCACGGCCGGTGGGCTGGTCAACATCACGACCAAGGGCTGGGGCAAATCGAAGCCGATCGCCAGCAACAAACGAAGGAAGGCCGGGCGAAGAACCGGCGGGTCGAGATCACCGAGGAGTAGCGGTCGCCGTCCACGTGGCCGGGCGGTTGTGACGGCCCGGCCGCGTCGAGTCATCGCGCGGCCTCCGGTGCGCGACGCGTCGCCTTGGCGCGACGACGAACTGCGCCGCGAATGGCGCGCGAGTCGACGCCGAGTCCGTCGCAGACGTTGACGAACGAGAAGGGCCACTCGACGTCGTCGGAGGCGAACCAGCCGACGGTCTCCTCGAAGAGGTGGCGCCGGCGCGGTCCGTTCACGCCCGGGCCCCTCGAGAGAATGTCGATCGCGTCCGTCAGCACCGCGAGCATCAGGCGCTTCTCGCCGGGCCACCACGATTCGTTCGCCGGCGCATGGAACTGCGACGGCATCAGGAACTCGATCGATTCCTCGATCGGCGGTCGCCCGACCCGGTGGCGACGGCTCGCGGCGGCGTCGACAGCCGGCTCGACCGTCATCGTGATCGTCGCCGGAGAGCCGTGAATGAGGCGTGCGTTGTCCGATGTCACCATCGTCCTTCCGGCGCGTCTGCGGCGCCGGTCACGCAACGAAGCAATCGTCGTTCCGTCGCGCGGCGCGTACGCGCGAGGCCGGTCGGCGCGCGCGGTGTGTCGACGCGAACCGCGGGTCGAGACGACACGACTCGATGCACCCGCTCCCGGGGACGTGCGCGCACATTCCTGCGTATTCGACCGGCACGCGGAATGCAGTTGCGACTCACGAGCAGCGAGGGCCGGACCCGGGCGGCCAGCCAACGAAGACAGCCGCCAAATGCCGCTCCCAGCGCTCGGTAGCCGGCCCTCGCTGCATCCCCCTGTCGCCCGCGCGCCGCCTCGCGCCGATGCTGGACAGCGCCCGCGCCGGTGCGGTAGCAGTCGCGTCCCGTGGGAGAGGCCTCGCTGAGCGCGTCCCGCGTCGACCCGGACACCGTGCGCAGCCTGGTCATCGGGGCGTTGCCGGTCCTGGCGATCCTCGTCAGCAGCCTCCGTCCGCCGAGCCTGGCGCTCTTCGCGCTGCGTGAGACGGTTGCCATCGCCGTGGGGACCGTCGTCGCAGCGCTGATCCCGGCGGCACGGCGCCGGCAGTCGTTCGCATACGGGCTCCTCCTGCCGGTCGCCGTCGCGCTCGTGAGCCTCCTCGCCCGAGGACCCACCGTGGAGCCTCCCCGGTGACCCGCGCCACGTTCCTCGCGCTCGTGGCGGTGCTCGCCGCCTGCAGTCCACCCATCGCGGTGCGGCACATGGATCCGCGCCTCGTCCATGAGCAGCTCACGAGCAGCGAGCTCTCGACCGGGAAGCCGAGCGTACCGAGCCGGATCGCTCTTCAGCGCCGCGGTCTCATGAAGCGCTTCCGCGACGACCCGAAGGGCGCACTCGCCGTCCTGCACCAGGAGGTGGTCGCGGGCACCGCCGGGCCGGACGAGCTCTTCGTGCTCGCCGAGCTCTCGTTCCACCACGCGCAGCACGGCGGCGGCCGCCCCTACGACCTGGCGGCGGCGACGTATGCCTGGGCGTTCCTCTTCCCCGACGCGGGCGGTAAGCCGCCCGAGCCGTACGACCCGCGGCTCCGGCTCGCGGCCGACCTGTACAACCGGGCGGTGACCTCCGCCTTCGAGACGAAGGACGGGCGCGAGGTCGAGCTGCGCGCCGGACGCTACGAGCTGCCGTTCGGGGCGATGGACGTGGCGGTCGATCCGACCGGCTTCCGCTGGGGCAACCGCCAGCTGACGCAGTTCGCCCCGGTCGCCGAGCTCGAGGTGCGCGGGCTCCGGAACCGCTACCGCAGCGCCGGGCTCGGCGCGCCGCTCGCCGCGGGCACGACGCCGATCGACGAGAAGGCGTACGATTTCGTGGCGCCGCGCGTGAAGGTGCCGGTGACGGCGCTCCTCCGCATCGACGACGCGCGTCGCGGCCTCGTCGCGGGCGAGATCCGCGCGACGCTCGAGCTGCACGCGGCCTCCGAGGAGCACGACGTCGTGATCGGTGGGCGGAAGGTGCCGCTCGAGATCGAGCCGACCGCCGCGCTCGCGTACGCGCTCGCCGAGGCGCCCATCTTCTCGCGCGAGCTGAAGGGGC contains these protein-coding regions:
- a CDS encoding sulfotransferase, whose amino-acid sequence is MTPAVARRLVRLTPERLLAAARRRTGLDDFGDPAFREPLERLLASIEAEARLTLIGRIAARHDLSGMLVNRLRIEHDRRQHPEIGDE